A single window of Desulfovibrio sp. G11 DNA harbors:
- a CDS encoding ABC transporter permease: MFAGFSFHRFFALLTKELIQMRRDKATFSMLLSVPLMEILLFGYAINADPKHLPTLVVDADQSVMSRSLVGTLEVSGYFDITNRHATEDEARSALANGAAQFVVNIPVDFSRRVARGECPQVLIEADATDPSATSAAIGALSGLAARAIDEDLRGPLAELKQGSAPYELLVHRRYNEENESAFSVVPGILGVVLSSTMIMMTSIAMTRERERGTLESLLVAPIRPLEMMLGKISPYLLIGFGQILVIMTAAKVLFHVPMLGSMLLLFMVCVVFICANLALGFIFSSIAKNQMQANQASSGFLLPSIILSGFMFPYRGMPEWAQWLGEILPVTHFLRIVRGILLKGNTLGDVWGDFWALVLILGVVCALSIRCYRRTLD, encoded by the coding sequence ATGTTCGCGGGTTTTTCCTTCCATCGGTTCTTTGCGCTGCTCACCAAGGAGCTGATCCAGATGAGGCGCGACAAGGCGACATTTTCCATGCTGCTCAGCGTGCCCCTGATGGAAATCCTTCTATTCGGCTATGCCATCAATGCAGACCCGAAGCATTTGCCGACCCTTGTGGTAGACGCTGACCAGTCAGTCATGAGCAGGTCGCTGGTCGGCACACTGGAAGTGTCGGGCTATTTTGACATCACCAACCGTCATGCCACGGAGGATGAGGCGCGTAGCGCCTTGGCCAACGGGGCCGCCCAGTTTGTGGTGAATATTCCCGTTGATTTTTCACGAAGGGTTGCACGGGGCGAATGCCCGCAGGTGTTGATTGAAGCTGATGCCACTGATCCTTCTGCAACGTCCGCAGCCATCGGGGCGCTGTCAGGTCTGGCGGCAAGGGCCATTGACGAAGATCTGCGGGGGCCGCTGGCCGAACTGAAGCAGGGCAGCGCACCTTATGAATTGTTGGTTCATCGCCGGTACAATGAAGAAAATGAATCAGCCTTCAGTGTGGTGCCGGGCATACTTGGTGTGGTTCTTTCCTCCACTATGATCATGATGACCTCCATAGCCATGACCCGCGAACGGGAGAGGGGCACGCTGGAGAGCCTGCTTGTGGCCCCTATCCGGCCGCTGGAAATGATGCTGGGCAAGATATCTCCCTACCTGTTGATAGGCTTCGGCCAGATTCTTGTCATCATGACGGCGGCCAAGGTGCTCTTTCATGTACCCATGCTTGGCTCAATGCTGCTGCTGTTTATGGTGTGCGTGGTGTTCATTTGTGCCAATCTGGCCTTGGGGTTCATCTTTTCATCCATTGCCAAGAACCAGATGCAGGCCAACCAGGCTTCGTCAGGTTTTTTGTTGCCCTCCATCATTCTGTCCGGTTTCATGTTTCCGTACCGGGGCATGCCGGAATGGGCGCAATGGCTTGGCGAAATACTGCCCGTAACGCATTTCTTGCGCATAGTGCGCGGCATTCTTCTCAAGGGGAATACGCTGGGAGACGTCTGGGGCGACTTCTGGGCGCTCGTTCTGATTCTTGGTGTTGTTTGTGCTCTCTCAATACGATGCTATCGGCGCACGTTGGATTAA
- a CDS encoding ABC transporter ATP-binding protein, giving the protein MKHAIEVRGLTKKFGKIAVVKSLTLEVPEGQIMGFLGPNGSGKTTTLRMMCGLLTPDAGGGICLGYDILTQADQIKLQVGYMPQKFSLYEDMTLEENLAFTARIYGLDNVRRETAAVLRRFGLWEQRSKLAGSLSGGWKQRLALANCVMHKPKVLLLDEPTAGVDPTARREFWEEIHGLAAEGITVLVSTHYMDEAERCHSIAYIAYGKLLACGTSRELIDRFPLKMYSARLKSGFAPSVLTRIAQRLEAQRNIDVVIPFGNDLHVGGADVALLAEAIAPWRHDPALAWSDAHASLEDLFILLMNRALKEQTMTESS; this is encoded by the coding sequence ATGAAACATGCCATTGAAGTACGTGGCCTTACAAAAAAATTCGGTAAGATTGCCGTAGTTAAGTCTTTAACGCTTGAAGTGCCTGAAGGGCAGATAATGGGCTTTCTCGGTCCCAATGGATCCGGCAAGACAACAACGCTCCGGATGATGTGCGGCTTGCTGACCCCGGATGCGGGAGGCGGCATCTGCCTTGGTTATGACATTCTGACACAGGCGGATCAGATCAAGCTGCAGGTGGGCTATATGCCCCAAAAATTTTCGCTTTATGAAGACATGACCCTTGAAGAAAACCTGGCGTTCACGGCCCGCATTTATGGTTTGGACAACGTGCGGCGTGAAACGGCGGCAGTCCTGCGCAGGTTTGGCCTGTGGGAGCAGCGCAGCAAGCTGGCCGGATCGCTTTCAGGAGGCTGGAAACAACGATTGGCCCTGGCGAACTGCGTGATGCACAAGCCCAAGGTGTTGTTGCTTGACGAACCTACGGCCGGAGTGGATCCCACTGCGCGCCGGGAGTTTTGGGAAGAAATTCATGGTCTGGCGGCCGAAGGTATAACCGTGCTGGTGTCAACCCACTATATGGATGAAGCAGAGCGCTGCCACAGCATCGCTTACATTGCCTATGGCAAACTGCTCGCCTGCGGAACAAGCCGCGAACTTATCGACCGTTTTCCGCTCAAGATGTATTCCGCCAGGCTTAAGTCGGGCTTTGCACCGTCGGTACTCACCCGCATTGCGCAACGGCTTGAGGCGCAACGCAATATTGATGTGGTCATTCCATTTGGCAATGACCTGCACGTGGGTGGTGCGGACGTTGCCCTGCTTGCTGAAGCCATTGCCCCCTGGCGGCACGATCCCGCCCTTGCCTGGTCTGATGCCCATGCTTCGCTGGAAGACCTGTTCATTCTGCTTATGAACCGGGCCTTGAAAGAACAAACAATGACGGAGTCATCCTGA
- a CDS encoding HlyD family secretion protein yields the protein MKCAVLATAAIAVLLAGCNGHSDREVQGYVEGDFVRISLPASGIVENVLVKRGDHVVKGTVLFTLDSEREKAALDKARSELDVAEAQLSNLQATVRNDEISALEAEIKELKAQLAYTSKSYRRKFGLSRAGAASLDEVERLRSEEQVIKAKILAAESRLRLGQQSIGRDGEIEAAQKTLKYRLAAVRGAEADLALRQAMAPADAVVNDIIYRPGETVAGGQAVLELLPPQNVKARFFLSPEQIGWVAENPEITLQCEGCGNGISAKVSYVASEASYRPPVLYSRNQSERLVFLAEAVPLNSVGLLRPGQPLKVVFQK from the coding sequence ATGAAGTGTGCAGTATTGGCAACCGCGGCCATAGCGGTTTTGCTGGCAGGTTGTAACGGACATTCGGACCGGGAAGTGCAAGGTTATGTGGAAGGTGATTTTGTTCGGATTTCACTTCCTGCAAGCGGCATTGTTGAAAATGTTTTGGTGAAGCGCGGCGATCACGTTGTCAAGGGGACAGTTCTTTTTACGTTGGATAGCGAAAGGGAAAAGGCCGCTCTGGACAAGGCCCGGTCAGAACTTGACGTGGCAGAAGCCCAGCTTTCCAACTTGCAGGCTACAGTGCGTAATGACGAAATCAGCGCCCTTGAAGCTGAAATCAAGGAGCTGAAAGCCCAGCTTGCCTATACATCAAAATCCTATCGCCGCAAGTTCGGTCTGAGCCGGGCCGGAGCTGCCTCGCTTGACGAAGTAGAACGGCTGCGCTCGGAAGAACAGGTAATCAAGGCAAAAATTCTTGCCGCTGAAAGCCGGTTACGATTGGGGCAGCAAAGCATTGGCCGCGATGGTGAAATTGAGGCAGCCCAGAAAACATTGAAGTATCGTTTGGCCGCCGTACGAGGGGCCGAAGCGGACTTGGCCCTGCGTCAGGCCATGGCGCCCGCAGATGCGGTGGTCAATGACATTATTTACCGGCCGGGGGAAACCGTAGCGGGTGGGCAGGCAGTGCTTGAACTGCTGCCGCCGCAAAACGTCAAGGCACGCTTCTTTCTTTCGCCTGAGCAGATTGGTTGGGTAGCTGAAAATCCTGAAATTACATTGCAGTGTGAAGGGTGCGGCAACGGTATCTCCGCTAAGGTCAGCTATGTGGCTTCCGAAGCTTCCTACCGGCCTCCTGTTCTTTATTCCCGTAATCAGTCAGAGCGGCTTGTGTTTTTGGCAGAAGCCGTTCCCCTGAATTCTGTGGGACTTCTTCGCCCCGGGCAACCGTTGAAGGTCGTGTTTCAAAAATGA
- a CDS encoding TonB-dependent receptor → MVGRARIVSVVGLCSMLLSALAMPVFAAEGVEPKSEEGITLDVVRVTAQKRAETLNAVPMSLEVTTADDLKASHITKVEDVLAATPNAMFSSGSVAGAMSPYFSIRGVGSAEIETDPSVGVFVDGVPLTLIHGYLNNLLDVERVEVLRGPQGTLYGRNTLGGAVNVTSKKADPSKQEGRITVGAGNKEHFRTEVMANTPLWDGKAAVRAAFGYDQYGHVWDNDRGGNVGKQNNYQGRLSWFMMLGENTTADFSADLQKQYRKDGAVMTLADYENGDRSYNIADPLGGSITSGGARLEINHDFDSGYKLTSLTGYRSTAMDYDGSYAPVGFFNVTNARFNAFGFENFQFRDHGNFVESFGQISQELRLTSPEDQDFKYVAGVYADYNRMDRRNGLTNTWDQGSPFFPWSAKSDHATLDLRGQQNAWSVAAFGNASYDFNEYWQIFGGLRIGYDKKSYEFDASSNLGEDYIRDFWESPGLTMVKDYDSEWDKVYLTPRGGLKYSFNEFNNIYFSVSSGYKSGGFSTSLFYNKPGFKYDEETTVNYELGMKNTFLDGRVTLNSALFYIDWRDQQVMSYDSATGITGIVNAPQSQSYGFEMDIMGKFDNGIHVGIGAGYADATYVDFSNAPGTYGGSVDASGNQQQYHSKFTGRANAGYEFELPWDDLVASVDLTFRYRSSYYYDIENKLEQEGYGTFDMNIGVGNDSYEVNLWGRNLLNQAATASQTYMNGMHATHDQNTVVSLIDPLMFGINFTKKF, encoded by the coding sequence ATGGTAGGTAGAGCAAGGATTGTTTCTGTGGTTGGTCTGTGTTCAATGCTGCTTTCGGCATTGGCCATGCCGGTATTCGCTGCTGAAGGCGTGGAGCCAAAGTCTGAAGAAGGAATCACTCTTGATGTCGTGCGGGTTACTGCCCAGAAAAGGGCAGAAACACTGAATGCCGTGCCAATGAGCCTTGAGGTCACAACAGCTGATGATCTGAAGGCCTCGCATATTACAAAGGTTGAAGATGTGCTGGCGGCAACGCCCAATGCCATGTTTTCATCGGGTTCTGTGGCGGGGGCCATGTCGCCGTATTTCAGTATCCGTGGTGTGGGTTCTGCAGAAATTGAAACAGATCCCTCCGTGGGCGTGTTTGTAGACGGTGTTCCGCTTACGCTTATCCACGGCTATTTGAACAATCTGCTGGACGTGGAACGGGTTGAAGTGTTGCGTGGTCCGCAGGGCACCCTGTATGGCCGCAACACTCTTGGCGGCGCTGTTAATGTCACTTCCAAGAAAGCTGATCCCAGCAAACAGGAAGGGCGCATAACCGTTGGCGCGGGCAACAAGGAGCATTTTCGTACTGAGGTTATGGCCAACACTCCTCTTTGGGACGGCAAGGCCGCTGTGCGCGCTGCCTTTGGTTACGACCAGTACGGTCACGTGTGGGATAACGATCGGGGCGGTAATGTAGGCAAGCAAAACAATTATCAGGGACGCCTGAGCTGGTTCATGATGCTTGGCGAAAATACTACCGCCGATTTCAGCGCCGATCTGCAGAAGCAATACCGCAAGGATGGCGCGGTCATGACCTTGGCCGACTACGAAAACGGCGACCGTTCGTACAATATTGCAGACCCGCTTGGCGGGAGCATCACCTCCGGCGGCGCCAGGCTTGAAATCAATCATGACTTTGACAGCGGTTACAAGCTGACCTCTCTCACCGGTTACCGCAGCACGGCAATGGACTATGACGGAAGCTATGCGCCGGTGGGCTTTTTCAATGTTACAAATGCCCGCTTCAATGCTTTTGGTTTTGAGAATTTTCAGTTCCGCGACCACGGTAACTTTGTTGAAAGCTTTGGGCAGATATCTCAGGAGCTTCGGTTGACTTCTCCTGAAGATCAGGACTTCAAGTATGTGGCAGGCGTTTATGCTGATTATAACAGGATGGATCGCAGAAACGGCCTGACAAATACGTGGGATCAAGGCTCACCATTCTTCCCCTGGTCTGCGAAAAGCGACCATGCCACTCTGGATCTGCGAGGGCAGCAAAATGCCTGGTCTGTAGCAGCATTTGGCAACGCATCCTACGACTTTAACGAATACTGGCAGATTTTTGGCGGCCTTCGCATCGGGTATGACAAGAAATCGTATGAATTTGACGCTTCTTCCAACCTTGGTGAGGATTATATCAGGGATTTCTGGGAGTCACCCGGCCTGACCATGGTCAAGGATTATGACAGCGAATGGGATAAGGTATACCTGACGCCACGCGGTGGTCTTAAGTATAGTTTTAATGAATTCAATAATATATACTTCAGCGTAAGCAGCGGTTACAAGTCCGGCGGTTTTTCCACTTCCTTGTTCTACAACAAGCCCGGTTTCAAGTACGATGAGGAAACTACCGTCAACTATGAACTTGGTATGAAAAATACCTTTCTTGATGGTCGTGTAACCCTGAACAGCGCTCTTTTCTACATCGACTGGAGAGACCAGCAGGTAATGTCCTATGACTCTGCTACCGGCATCACCGGTATTGTCAATGCTCCTCAAAGCCAGTCTTACGGCTTTGAAATGGATATTATGGGCAAGTTCGACAACGGAATTCATGTGGGCATCGGCGCTGGCTATGCTGATGCCACCTACGTCGACTTCAGCAATGCTCCCGGAACGTATGGCGGATCTGTAGACGCCAGCGGCAATCAGCAACAGTACCATTCAAAGTTCACGGGGCGGGCCAACGCCGGCTACGAATTTGAGTTGCCTTGGGACGATCTGGTGGCGAGCGTCGACCTGACTTTCCGTTACCGTTCAAGCTACTACTATGACATCGAAAACAAGCTTGAGCAGGAAGGTTACGGCACCTTTGACATGAACATCGGGGTGGGCAACGACTCCTATGAGGTGAACCTCTGGGGCAGAAACCTTCTGAACCAGGCGGCCACTGCATCGCAGACATATATGAACGGAATGCATGCCACGCATGACCAGAATACTGTGGTCAGCCTTATTGACCCGCTGATGTTCGGTATCAACTTCACCAAAAAATTCTAG
- a CDS encoding ExbD/TolR family protein, with protein MNGINVTPLVDVMLVLLIIFIITAPVIHQAFKPDLPKENAQKHQLQENDVTIEISGAGAFSLNGKPFTETARLVELQGFGVRAGSDTRLHLHADQTTRYTNIARVLALMQQAGLTKVSFVTSAPQKAQ; from the coding sequence ATGAACGGTATCAACGTTACGCCGTTGGTGGATGTCATGCTGGTGCTTCTGATTATATTCATCATTACCGCGCCGGTCATTCACCAGGCCTTCAAACCGGATTTGCCGAAAGAAAATGCCCAGAAGCATCAATTGCAGGAAAATGACGTCACCATAGAAATTTCCGGTGCAGGTGCGTTCAGCCTTAATGGTAAGCCCTTCACTGAAACAGCCCGGCTTGTAGAACTTCAGGGTTTTGGGGTGCGAGCAGGCAGCGACACCCGGCTTCATCTTCATGCAGATCAGACTACACGATACACAAATATCGCCCGTGTACTTGCGTTGATGCAACAGGCTGGCCTGACAAAGGTCTCATTTGTCACATCGGCTCCACAGAAAGCACAATAA
- a CDS encoding chorismate-binding protein — protein sequence MRDHEGFDRGWYAGPVGWLDAEGNGEFMVALRSGVIQGNEAVLFAGCGLVAGSDPEKEYQETWIKFSTMLNGLCPAQGAEFVI from the coding sequence TTGCGCGACCATGAAGGTTTTGACAGGGGATGGTACGCCGGGCCTGTGGGCTGGCTTGATGCCGAGGGAAATGGTGAGTTTATGGTTGCCCTCCGCTCTGGGGTAATACAGGGGAATGAGGCTGTTCTTTTTGCCGGTTGTGGCCTTGTGGCAGGTTCCGATCCTGAAAAGGAATATCAGGAGACCTGGATCAAGTTTTCAACCATGCTCAATGGCCTGTGCCCGGCCCAAGGTGCTGAATTCGTCATTTGA
- a CDS encoding IS3 family transposase (programmed frameshift), giving the protein MRKTKFSEYQIVKILKAVEGGRTVVDVCREHGVSSATYYKWKSKYGGMEASDIQRMKDLEAENRKLKQMFADLSLENMALKDVIGKKTLRPVQRKEFVMHMVNAFELSLRKACAAMGISRSYYAYKPHPRDDSDVIAALTELAEKKPTWGFSKLFNVLRQQGKPWNHKKVWRVYCLLKMNLKRKAKKRLPQASRTAVAQPLAPNHCWSIDFMRDTLYSGRVFRTFNAVDDYNREALAVEIDTNMPAGRVVRVLDRVAEERGCYPERLRMDNGPEFSGTVMAAWAESHGVNLEFIQPGKPTQNSYIERFNRTYREEVLDLYVFNSLSEVRAITEDFIREYNEERPHESLGNMSPINFAAQRAGGSPCPLGNPPKTAGSLYS; this is encoded by the exons ATGCGCAAAACGAAGTTCAGCGAGTACCAGATCGTCAAGATCTTGAAGGCAGTGGAAGGCGGACGGACTGTCGTCGATGTCTGCCGCGAGCACGGCGTGAGCAGCGCCACGTACTACAAGTGGAAGTCAAAGTATGGCGGCATGGAGGCATCCGATATCCAACGGATGAAGGATCTCGAAGCGGAGAACCGCAAGCTCAAGCAGATGTTCGCCGACCTCAGCCTGGAAAACATGGCGCTCAAGGATGTGATCG GAAAAAAAACTCTGAGGCCAGTTCAACGCAAGGAATTTGTCATGCACATGGTCAACGCGTTTGAGTTGAGCTTGCGCAAGGCATGCGCGGCCATGGGCATCAGTAGGAGCTACTACGCCTACAAGCCGCATCCGCGGGACGACAGCGATGTCATCGCAGCCTTGACTGAACTGGCCGAGAAAAAGCCTACATGGGGCTTCAGTAAGCTTTTCAACGTCCTTCGCCAGCAGGGCAAGCCCTGGAACCACAAGAAGGTTTGGAGGGTTTACTGCCTCTTGAAAATGAACCTGAAGCGCAAGGCCAAGAAGCGGCTTCCGCAAGCCTCTCGGACGGCAGTAGCCCAGCCGCTTGCGCCAAACCATTGCTGGTCGATCGATTTCATGCGGGACACCCTTTACAGCGGTCGCGTCTTCAGGACTTTCAACGCTGTAGATGATTACAACCGTGAGGCCTTGGCCGTGGAAATCGATACCAATATGCCAGCAGGACGAGTGGTAAGGGTGCTGGATCGGGTCGCCGAAGAGCGTGGCTGCTATCCCGAAAGGTTGCGAATGGACAATGGTCCGGAGTTCTCGGGGACTGTCATGGCGGCCTGGGCAGAATCGCATGGCGTGAATCTGGAGTTCATTCAGCCTGGCAAACCCACCCAGAACTCATACATCGAGCGGTTCAACCGGACCTACAGAGAGGAAGTCCTGGATTTGTACGTGTTCAACAGCCTGAGCGAAGTTCGGGCCATTACGGAGGACTTTATTCGTGAGTACAACGAGGAACGTCCTCATGAATCTCTGGGGAATATGTCGCCGATAAATTTTGCTGCCCAGAGGGCAGGGGGATCCCCCTGCCCTCTGGGCAACCCCCCGAAAACTGCCGGGAGTCTCTACAGCTAA
- a CDS encoding isochorismate lyase, whose protein sequence is MKMPDECCGLSDVRREIDSLDKEIVNLLGRRLDYVLAASRFKKNEEDIPAPDRVKSMLVERRAWARELGISEDFIENLFKQITAWYIATQVAHWRKVHALDGEKSDG, encoded by the coding sequence ATGAAAATGCCTGATGAATGTTGTGGACTTAGTGATGTCCGTCGTGAAATCGACAGCCTTGATAAAGAAATAGTCAACCTTCTGGGGCGTCGCCTTGACTATGTTCTTGCGGCATCCCGTTTCAAAAAAAACGAGGAAGACATCCCGGCGCCTGACCGGGTGAAAAGCATGCTTGTGGAGAGGCGTGCTTGGGCAAGGGAATTGGGAATATCGGAAGATTTTATTGAAAATTTATTTAAGCAGATCACCGCCTGGTATATCGCAACCCAAGTTGCGCACTGGCGAAAAGTGCACGCTCTGGATGGGGAAAAGAGCGATGGTTGA
- a CDS encoding IS481 family transposase, whose translation MNSHKNAKLTARGREEMIQRMRDNPAATVAAGFGVSLRTARKWMKRYREGGLASLADASSRPRHCRNRLTELDVSRIFELRKKRQTGDAIALRLGLCRSTVFRALRRLGCSRLSSLEEKEPVQRYQWAKPGQMLHLDIKRLGKIDGVGHRKTGTRQVRRRRPGWEYLHVCVDDASRAAYTAVLPDETAESAIEFLWFAIAWYASHGIKVERILTDNGACYRSWKFRDACREFGITHKRTRPYRPQTNGKAERFIRTALNEWAYAETYTHSWKRTAYLPIWTHRYNFLRPHSALGKKPPASRLGG comes from the coding sequence GTGAACAGCCATAAGAATGCCAAACTGACCGCAAGAGGTCGAGAAGAAATGATACAGCGGATGCGGGACAATCCTGCCGCTACGGTGGCGGCAGGATTTGGAGTAAGCCTGCGAACCGCCAGAAAATGGATGAAGCGATACCGTGAAGGAGGTCTTGCTTCTTTAGCAGACGCCTCTTCCCGGCCTCGACATTGCAGAAATCGGCTGACGGAGCTGGACGTTTCCAGAATTTTTGAGTTGCGGAAAAAGCGACAGACTGGCGACGCAATCGCATTACGCCTTGGCCTGTGTCGCAGTACTGTGTTTCGTGCCTTGCGCAGACTCGGCTGCTCCCGGCTTTCTTCTTTGGAAGAAAAAGAGCCGGTACAGCGTTATCAATGGGCGAAGCCGGGGCAGATGCTTCATCTGGACATCAAGCGTCTCGGCAAGATTGATGGAGTTGGTCATAGGAAGACGGGGACACGGCAAGTCCGTCGGCGTCGACCAGGTTGGGAATATTTACATGTATGTGTGGATGACGCTTCCAGGGCCGCGTATACGGCAGTACTGCCGGATGAAACGGCGGAATCTGCCATAGAGTTTTTGTGGTTTGCCATCGCGTGGTATGCTTCGCACGGCATCAAAGTAGAACGAATTCTGACGGACAATGGCGCTTGCTATAGGTCTTGGAAATTTCGAGACGCTTGCCGTGAGTTTGGGATAACGCATAAACGCACACGGCCTTATAGACCACAAACCAACGGCAAGGCAGAGCGCTTCATTCGAACAGCATTGAATGAGTGGGCATACGCCGAAACGTATACCCACTCATGGAAAAGAACAGCTTATCTGCCGATATGGACGCATCGGTATAATTTCTTGCGACCACACTCGGCTCTTGGCAAAAAACCTCCAGCTTCAAGGCTAGGAGGGTGA
- the glpK gene encoding glycerol kinase GlpK — translation MAPRYILALDQGTTSSRAILFDRDANIVQVAQKEFTQIYPEPGWVEHSPNEIFDSQAQVLHECLRLARVSGNEIAAVGIANQRETTIVWEKSTGAPVYNAIVWQDRRTAAFCDQLRVDGKAHIIQEKTGLVLDAYFSGSKVRWILDNVPGARAKADAGELLFGTVDSWIVWNLSKRGTHVTDPSNASRTMMFNIHTGQWDSELLEIVGVPPSMLPEVVPSSSHLAEVHPEFFGRAVPVAGIAGDQQAATYGNACMSLGMAKNTYGTGCFLLLNTGHSPHASLNNMLTTVAWQTAGGYSYALEGSVFVGGAVVQWLRDGLGIIKDSSEMERLAGTVPDNGGVYMVPAFVGLGAPYWDQYARGTIVGLTRGTGRGHIARAATEAIALQTLDIIDAMQKDTGIALTALRVDGGASRNNMLMQFQADLTGVLVERPTVTETTALGVAYLAGLATGFWENEEELASLWKLDRCFSPSMPGDRRDELLYQWHRAVQRAAHWLEE, via the coding sequence ATGGCCCCACGCTACATACTGGCCCTTGACCAGGGTACAACCAGTTCACGCGCGATCCTTTTTGATCGTGATGCCAACATAGTGCAGGTTGCGCAAAAAGAGTTTACCCAGATATATCCTGAGCCAGGGTGGGTCGAGCATTCGCCCAATGAAATTTTTGATTCGCAGGCGCAGGTTCTGCATGAATGCCTGCGGCTCGCACGAGTGAGCGGCAATGAAATTGCGGCCGTAGGTATAGCTAATCAACGGGAAACTACCATCGTGTGGGAGAAGTCTACCGGGGCGCCTGTTTATAACGCCATTGTCTGGCAGGACCGGCGTACAGCGGCCTTTTGTGATCAGTTGCGGGTTGACGGCAAAGCGCACATTATTCAGGAAAAGACAGGGCTTGTGCTGGATGCATATTTTTCCGGCAGCAAGGTGCGCTGGATACTGGATAATGTACCGGGAGCCAGGGCAAAGGCCGATGCCGGAGAATTACTGTTCGGCACGGTGGATTCCTGGATTGTGTGGAACCTGAGCAAGCGGGGAACCCACGTCACGGACCCGTCCAATGCCAGCCGGACGATGATGTTCAATATCCACACGGGGCAGTGGGACAGCGAACTGCTTGAGATTGTGGGGGTGCCGCCCTCCATGCTGCCCGAGGTCGTCCCTTCATCCAGTCATCTGGCCGAGGTACATCCTGAATTTTTTGGCCGGGCGGTGCCTGTCGCTGGTATTGCCGGTGATCAGCAGGCCGCCACCTATGGCAACGCCTGCATGAGCCTGGGGATGGCAAAAAATACCTATGGCACGGGCTGTTTCCTGTTGCTCAACACCGGGCATAGTCCGCACGCCAGCTTGAACAATATGCTCACCACTGTGGCGTGGCAGACTGCGGGGGGATATTCCTACGCGCTCGAAGGCAGTGTTTTTGTGGGCGGTGCGGTGGTGCAGTGGTTGCGTGACGGGTTGGGCATCATCAAAGATTCTTCAGAAATGGAAAGGCTGGCCGGTACTGTGCCGGATAATGGCGGGGTTTATATGGTTCCTGCCTTTGTGGGCCTTGGCGCACCCTATTGGGATCAGTACGCCCGGGGGACCATCGTGGGCCTGACCAGGGGAACCGGCAGAGGACATATCGCCCGAGCTGCAACTGAAGCCATTGCGTTGCAGACACTGGATATTATTGATGCCATGCAAAAAGACACGGGTATTGCCCTTACGGCGCTTCGGGTGGACGGCGGCGCCAGCCGCAACAACATGCTCATGCAGTTTCAGGCGGACCTCACAGGGGTTCTGGTTGAGCGGCCCACAGTAACAGAAACGACTGCCCTCGGGGTTGCCTATCTTGCCGGACTTGCCACAGGTTTTTGGGAAAATGAAGAAGAGCTGGCAAGTTTGTGGAAACTTGATCGCTGTTTTTCTCCCTCAATGCCCGGAGACAGGAGAGACGAGCTGCTGTATCAGTGGCATCGCGCGGTGCAAAGAGCTGCGCACTGGCTTGAGGAGTAG